A stretch of DNA from Anopheles ziemanni chromosome 3, idAnoZiCoDA_A2_x.2, whole genome shotgun sequence:
GCGCAAAGTGGTATTACTGAGGGACATCATCCTGCTGCCAGCCGTCGTCGTCCGAGAGAAACCTTCTCTTCGCTGCCGTATTCATGTAAGGTCTGTAAACCCACTCAGTGTCCGCCGCATCCAGCTCGTCCAACGTGCCTAGCTTGATTTGATACAGCTTCAGCTGAAACCGTGGTCCAACTTCGGTCAACTCTAgctgtttttccaccatccgGTACGTGTGGTGCCGGAAGCTAATGTAATCATCGTGGTTGGCGAACGTCATAACACGTTTCGAATCTTCCTTCGGTACCGGAAAGAGGAACTTCAATATGGACATGGTACGCGCGCCCAGTTTCGTCTTGAAGTTGTGAAAAACCAGATGTGGCTTCTGCTCACTCATCGTTCCAATGTCGGGAATATCGTGGCGCATCACTACCCCGGACAGGGTAAAACATGCCGTCGGTCCGTACGGAAGGTGCGAAATGATGAGATTATCCGGAACACCCTTGTGCTCGTGCACGACGATAAAGTCGGTTACGTTGTTTGCCCGGCAGGCATGCACCAGCTGTTTCATCTCATAGTTACCACGGTTCATGCGCTGTGCGTTGGGAAAGATCAAACGGAGCTCCTTGACGAATTGCTTTAGCCGGTTCGAGGGGTCGCGCGATGTTGTGATCATGATCTTCGGATCTTCGCAGCCGGCGAATCGGTACTCGTCGTCCTTTGAGTCGGCCGTGTTGGCACCACCACTTTCGCCTCCAATTTCGGCAGCCCGTTTCGGTCCCTGGTCAGTCCATTTCAGTTTCTCCTGTAGAGCTAGTGCATCCTTCCGCAAATCGCCGTGGATCGGTATGTGTTCCTCGAGTGCCTGCTTGATACGTTCCTTTTTGTCCTGCTGCAATTTGTGTTTGCTCTCGACCGCCTTCCGATAAAGGTATTCTCTGCGAAGACGGGCCTGGCGACGCagcattttgcttttttgttatgttgctGAAGTTTTCGCTAAACTAAACACGAAACACGACTTTCCGGCAATACAATTCAGTAAACAGAAACGCATGTTTTCGTAGAATTGTCATTTTACTGTTTTCAACGGGACGCGACAGTATGTCTTTTCTAAGTTATGTTGTATGTGCTTCAAACGTCTGAAATTTTAAACGTCTTACCATGTGCCTTAGCATTTCAATGTAACGTCGCTTGGATGACAAAGTGTTTCTAATTTCTCAACGGTCTATTTTACTTACAGAAATGCCTGTGCCCTCCATATTACAGAAACCTCTTACATTGCAAGCCATTTCGGAACAGTACTGGGACTTGACTGCAATCCCACGTGCGAGGGCATTCGCCGTCCTGGCCAAGAATTGTCCAAACGatctcgaaaaggaaaaacttgtCGAATTTAGCAGCGTCGAAGGACAAGAGGAACTGTTCTCCTATGCCAACCGACCGAGAAGAAACATTCTGGAGGTTTTGCAAGACTTTCCTCATGCCACCAAAAGCCTCACCCTGGAAGCCATGTTCGAGGTGTTCCAGCCGATCAAACCTAGAGCATTTTCGATCGCTTCTGCTGTGGAAAGTAACAAACTGCAAATACTGGTGGCGGTCATCGAGTACAAAACTAAGCTTAGCGTTCCCAGACGAGGGTTGTGTTCGCACTGGTTAAAACAGTTGAGTCCCGGCGATTTGGTTAATGCATGGGTACGAAGAAGTACATTTCAGCTTCCGTTGGACAAGGTGAGTAAATATTCAGTTAAACATTCGAAACACTACATATAATGTGACCATCAATgaactgttcttttttttccacagcATACACCCCTTGTAATGATTGGTCCTGGTACTGGGTTGGCTCCTTTCCGTGGTATCCTTCAAGAAAGGGAACTTTCCGAGACGCCCACTGCTGCACCTTTGGTATTGTTCTTTGGGTGCCGTAGTTCCACCGCGGA
This window harbors:
- the LOC131288864 gene encoding U3 small nucleolar ribonucleoprotein protein IMP4, with translation MLRRQARLRREYLYRKAVESKHKLQQDKKERIKQALEEHIPIHGDLRKDALALQEKLKWTDQGPKRAAEIGGESGGANTADSKDDEYRFAGCEDPKIMITTSRDPSNRLKQFVKELRLIFPNAQRMNRGNYEMKQLVHACRANNVTDFIVVHEHKGVPDNLIISHLPYGPTACFTLSGVVMRHDIPDIGTMSEQKPHLVFHNFKTKLGARTMSILKFLFPVPKEDSKRVMTFANHDDYISFRHHTYRMVEKQLELTEVGPRFQLKLYQIKLGTLDELDAADTEWVYRPYMNTAAKRRFLSDDDGWQQDDVPQ